The Equus caballus isolate H_3958 breed thoroughbred chromosome 25, TB-T2T, whole genome shotgun sequence nucleotide sequence GCCTCAAGCAGCTGAGCTGGAACCTGAGCCCAGGGTGGTGAACTCCCCTGCCTGGTGCTTCCTCTTCTATACCTTTTCTTCTAGACTTCTAGAAAGACTTCCAGAAAGTCTTGCCTGGTTTCCGTCcaacctccccctgcccctcctgccccaatcagtctctctctgccctcatggCAGCCTCCGCCTGGCCGCCCCACAGGCCACCCCACGTCACAGCTCCCACCAGGTTGCATCTTACCCTCTGCTCAAACTCCTCCCCCTGCTTCACTTCCCGAGGGTAGCCATCGATCAGGAAGCCTTTGGAAGTATCCACCTTGGCCACCATGGCGTCTCGGAGCATGTCCAACACGGTCTCCTAGGGGCGCAGCAAAAGCAGGAGTCCATGAGCCCCTCTTCCCTACCCCTCCTCTGGGCCTTCGCTGCCCCCCAGCCTGAAGCTCCCCCTGCCCTAACACAGCCCAAACAAGCCTcgctctccaggaagccttctctgaactGTGAAGACTTGATTGATTGAGCAAggcattccttccttccttccttcattccttccttcaatAGTATTGACTGAGCCCCGCCTCCCAGCCAGCTCCTGTCCGGGGCCTTGAGGACACAGCTGTGAACAAAGCAGCCCTTCCCTGCCCGCAGGAGGCTCACAGTCTGCCGAGGACACAGATAATTACACAGCTGACCCATCAAGCTCCAAGCACGACATGGGTTGGATGGGCAAAGAAGGGCTACAGGCGTATAAAGGTGGGGGGTCTTAGCCCAAATCTGAGGAGTTAGGAAGGTCTGAAAGCACATTCCAGGCAGGAAGGATTGTGATGAGGTTGGGGAGAGAAAGGCCAGGGTGGTGGGAGACTGGACAGGTCACCAGGGCAGGgtcctggaggctctgggagcttctggaaggaaatttCCACCCAGGGCCATGGGGACCCACAGGAGGGTTCAGAGTCAGGGAAGGTCATGGTCAGCCTTGCCAGGGTGTCGTGGGCTTTGTTGGCATCCACTCAGGGCCAccatcactccccaccccactaGGGCCCACTCACCAGTGGCACCAGCTGCCCCTTCTCCATGATTTCCGACAGCATCTTGCCCCTGGCTGAGCCCGAGCTGACCTCGGCCCGCAGGAGGTCCCCGGTGGAGAGGTGGGTGTAGCCGTACTTCTGGACAATCTTCTCACACTGGGTGCCCTTCCCCGAGCCAGGCCCACCTGCAAGCGCCCACCCATTCAGAAGCCCTGAGAAATGGGGCCCCCACAGGGACAGGGTCTGCTGGGGTTGCCCTGCGGAGGAGGGGCAGAGCCCaggaggcagccccaggcccGGGCTCCCACCAGCACCTGCGAAGACCCTCCCTGCTTGCTGCCTCGCCCGCCTCCCTGGACTCACCCACCACAAAGATGATCTTGGTTTTCTTCAGCTTCTCTGTGGGAGGGAAAAGGGGAGCAGAACTCAGTCACTGTCTTGACAAAGAGCCAGAAGCACCTCTGGGGTCCCAGGCCCGGGCTGGGCCACAGGCAGAGGGCTAGACACAGCTCACACTTCTGTTAGGGAGGCAGACAAGCCACAGCCCAGAGTGAGTGGTGATGGGGCCAGGAAAGCTCAGAGACTGGGACAGGCCAGGGAGGAGAgggtgttcctggcagagggacaagcagaggcaaaggcctggaggctgcTCCGAGGGGCTCAGAGGTCAACCCTCACGGCCCTCCCTGTGGGTGGCGGGTCACCTCTGGCCTTAGAGTCTTCCTGATCGCGGGGGTTTGTCACTGAGCAGCAGGCCCCCATTGTCCTGTTCTGCtgcatcccctcctcttcccctccaggCCCCGGGCCTGCCCATCGCCCGCCTTCCCTGGGCGGTACGAATGTGGAGCTGGCAACCACAACATACGTCTCCCTGGAGACGGTTGCCGGGCAGAGGGCTGCGGTGGGCACACGGAACCCTTGCCCAGAGAGGGAGGCGAGCTGACATTCCAACCTCTGCCTCGGTGGCCCCAAGAACTTAGTAagaccacagccccagcagacaggggaaactgaggcctagagaggcaGGAATCTGCCCCGGGGATGCCAGAACCGGAAGTGGAACCCAGGCCCTCTTCCCAGACTGCCTGGCCGTCCCTTCTCAGAGAAGCAGgagcttgctgtgtgaccttaggacaGAAATCTTCACGCCTGTCTGGCTCCATGTTCCTGCCGCACTGAGGAGGTGAGCTCAGCTGCTCCCAGGGGCCCTCCCCGCCATGGGGCTGGAGGCCCAGAGGAGCTGTCAGAAGAACGACTTCTGTGGGCTCCGTTCTCTGCCTGCTGTGTGATAGGCACAAGCCCGGGTGTGGGGGGAGGCCACAGCCCAGTGGTAGCTGATGTTCGGAGCCCCAGGGGAGGAAGGGTGACCGCTGGCTTCAGGCAGCAGCAGCTGGGCCCACTGGGCTTCTTTAAGAGCCGCCCAGGCTGAGGCACATTGCCAGGGATGGGATGGGTGGGGCAGCCAGAAGGTGGGCCAGCCAGTCTCTCTGTCTGCCCCATGTCTCCCTCCACAGGAGCCAGGAGGGCCCCACACATCCTCCAGACCCACCCCTACTGGAtgagaaactgagtcccagagagaggagggaattGCTTTGTCCTCGTCAGCCCTGGCATTTGCACACTGGGGGCCTCTCCCCAGGACAGGCCTCCTCTCACCAGGGCCCACCCTTTCCAGAAAAAGGCAGGGATTCAGCTCTATAAATACCAGCGTGGGAGGAGAGCTGTGGGGCCCTCAGGAGCCTCAAGGAGGACTCGTCTCTTCTAAAATTAATCTTGGAGCTGACACATCCCGTGAGAAGCCGAGGAGGATACTGGAGGTTCCCCTCCGGCAGCCCCAgagcctcctccagcccctcccagaaTGTGTCCCAAGAGCACGCCCCATTAACAGAGGGGTACACTGAGGCCCAGGCAGTGAGCAGGAGAGGAGACTCCGTACCTTCCATCCTGCCGAGGTCCGGGGAGCCGAGTCAGCACTCTGCAACACAAGGACACGGGGGGGCTCGTGAGGGGGATGCCCCCTCACCCCGCCTCTGCTCCTCCAAGCCACCAGAATGTGCCAGGCCCTGACGTGCCCTTGAGGGTGGAGGGGGCCGCTGGGGGCAGGGAAAGCTCAGgaggctgggtgaccttggggaagtcacctttcctctctgtgcttccgCTGTCTCACCTGTCACAGAAGGGCAGCAGCCCCCTCCGGTCCACCTCTTCCCATGGGAGGTGCTGCTTGGTGAGGGCAGTGCTGGGGGTCCTAAACAGACACCAGCAACTGCTGGGCTGCTCCCCTTGCAAGTCCCAGATAACAGGGCGTGTGTGGTGCCAGCGTCTGCCCCGCACCTTGACGAcgctcccctccccagagcctggAGGAAAGCTGCccggaggtgggaggagggaccCGAGCTGCATGTGTCCTCATCTGGGGTGTAGTTTGGatgatcaaagggacacagaGCCTGAGGGGGGAGGAAGCTTCGGGAGCTGCTCCCATGGACACAGCCCTTACAGTTTTCAAGTGAGGGGGTCTCCAGGCTCTCGCCCCTGCACAGGCCCACCTTCCACCCTCCACGCGGCTGCTGCCCCCTCACTGCCTTGATGACCTTGCtccactgcctccacctcctgtCCGCTTATAAATCAACTCCAACCCTGCCTGGGTCCCACCTTGTGCCTCTCCAGCCCCCCCAGGGCCTCCCTCAACCTCCACCACCCATCAGTCTCCAGACTTGCCATCTGCACACCTTTGGCCTCCACTCCCCAGCCACCAACCCTCCCCCAGGGCAGCATCCATCATAACCACTCTCACCTTGACCCTCGGCCAGCATTCCTCCCCCTTGGGACCCCCATCCCACGTCCCTACTCCACCCTCTCACTGTTGGCTTCAGTTCCCAGATGCCCCATCCCTGCccagccagcccaggcctctctccctagCCCCTTAAAACTATAGACCCTGGACAGGCTCGGAAGCCCCGCAGACCCCACAGACTCTGAACAGCCCCTCCCGTGTCCCCAGCTCCTCCACGTCCCTCTCAGCAGAAGGCCCCCGCTCAGCAGGAATGCTTCTCCCACAGCCCACCTCTGCCTTGCGCACACACGTCCCAGTGCTCCTGCTCCTGAGCCTCTCTCCAGTTGCGTCCCCACCGCTGCTTCCTTGTCCCAACAGGAGGCTTGGCCACTGTCCCTGCCACCATGGGCCTCCCTACCTTTGCCCTCTGCGAGGCAATCTGCAGGATTTTCTCTGACAGCATCAGACCACGTCACTTGCCTGCACGAAACCCCTCCATGTGTGGCCCCCTCAGCTCCCAAGATAAAGCCTGGCCATTAACATAGCTGACAGGGCCCAGTGATCTGGCCCTGACACCCTCTGCAGCCTCAGCAGCAGCTGCTTGAACTGCTTGGAGCTCCCTCACCCACCATGATCATGTCCCACCTCCGGGCCCCGGCTAATGTTACACCCAATGTCCGGATGCCTTTCCCCAAGGTGCTATCGTTTAGGATTCAGTTCAGGTGTCACCTCCTTCAGAAAGTCTTCCAGGACTCTGCCCTCCACTCCCACACTGGCAGGAGCCTCCTCGGAACTTCCCCCAGCATCACACACACCACACTGTATCGCTCCTCTCTGTGGTACGGCAAGCCTGTGTCCCACACCAGACTGGGCCTGGGCTAGGCACAGGGCTGGGGGCCCCACTCCACCCTCACAGCCATCTtgggagggaactgaggcttggagaggaggGGGGACTTGCTCCAGAGCCTGGCTGGGGTCAGACTTGGGGCTGTGCTCTCTGCTGCTCTGGGTCTGGCACCCGGTGGGTCCTTGAGCAACTTTGCTGACTGTCCCGCCAAACTGGGGCCTGAGTTAATAGCCTCTTTCCTGCTGAGTGTGCTCAAGGAAGAGGAGCAGCTGCCAACGCCCCTTAGAAGCTggcaggggcggggggagggggagggtccCCAGGCCAGGAACGGCCTTCAGTGCCGCCCTGAGGAGTGGCCTggaccccacccgccccgccccctcccggtAACCTAAGCTCCAGTGTCCTGCTGGCACCTGCCACTTCCTTGGTCTAAAATAACTTGGGTTGTGAGGAGGCCTCATGGTGGCCGGGGGGTCCAGGATGGAGTTGGGTTACAGGCTCAGCACCCAGGCCTTATAAGGCCCCCAGGTCAGGGCCACAGTGACTCCCAGGATGACTGGGTGGTCTGCCAAGGGGCCTGGGGACCTGAGCTCAGAAGGACAGCAACTTAACCTCAATCACAAGGCAAGGCCAGGGCAAGACCCAGGTCTCCCAGTTCCTGACCGAGAGCAGCCTTCCCAGTGGTTGGCAACCAActagggttcaaatcccaactccatcactcagctgtgtgaccttgggcagctggtgtcccctctctgggcctgcccCCCCAGGCCCTGTCCCACTGCTGCTGGAGCATCCCGGGTGGGTGGCTGAGCAGTGCTCAGGAGAGGCCCCAGGTGCTGGCCCCAGGGCTCCCACAGAGCCCCTGCCCTTtcagggggctggggcagggggccaAACACCCAGGGGCTTCCCGTCCCCAAAGTGCTGTCAAAATGACATTACAGGATAGCTCCTCCAATCACACTGGCTATCCCTGCCCAGGTCCTCTGGGACGGGGAGTCAGCCCTCAGtcccccctccctgggccccagtgGGGATATGCCAAGGGCAGGGACCTGGAGCCCTAGGAGTACCAGCCGGGACAAAGGTGTGACAGTGTCGGAGGCTGGGAGGGACTGCAACACACATCCACAAACGCACATCCACAAAGGGACACCAACTGTGGCCCAAATGCCCAGAGCACAGCCTGGGGAATACAGACAGGCAAATGCATCCAGATCACAATCACGGGAGACAAACACAGCCACACGAACCCCACGGAGACCCCGACACACAAACGCTCGGCCCCCCGGCGAGCGCGGCTCCCCGCTCCCCGCAGGGCGCCCCGCCGCGCGCCCAGCCCAGCGGGCGCACACTGACCTGCGGAGGGTGCGGTGGGCACCGGGGCCAGCGCGCGCCCTGCCGTGCTCGCCGCCGTGGCCAAGGCCACTATTTATAAGGCTGTCAGCAGCGCGCGGCATGCCGGGAGCCAGCGCTCCGCGTTGGCAGGGAGGGAgccgggagggagggagagcgCGCCGGGGAGGGAGGGGCGACTGGACCCAGCCGAGCCCCGTTGGGAAGCCAGAGCAAGACTGGCGTCCCCAACCCTGCATGCCCAGGTGGCCGTGCCTGCGCTCCCTACAGCCCTTTACAGTTTGCGGAGGGTTTTTCATTCCTGCAACACCTCCAACTGTGCCCACATCACTCCAGGGGAACAGGACCAGGCTTCCCGTATGacgggtggggaaactgaggcccagagaggagaggttCTTTGCACAAAATCCCACAGCAAATTTGGCGGCAGAGAGCCGCCAGaaccagggagggaggggactgaGGCAAGGATTCCGGGGGCTTTGCTGGCCCCGCCattctcccagcccctcctcagatCCTGCCCAGAGGCCCCAGGGCCAAGACCCACCTGGAACTCCTTCTCCCCTGTTGGAAGGGGCCCTGAGGACTTCTCTGGAACTGAAACTCCCCAGGACCCCAAAGACCACCCACCACATACCCATCTCCCAGCTGGGGGTTGTGTAGAAGGTTATAAAaacccagccctgccctgtggaGCTGCCAGGCAGCTCCCAATGAAGGGAGTGCGAGAACGTGGGACATTCAGGATGCTGTGGGTACCCAGATAGGGAACAGATAATcctgataagaaaaaaaaacccagcttcCATAAATGAGCACTCCCTGCGTGCCATGTCTGTGACTCCTTAAACATGGAGGAAAGTGAGGTTCCCAGGTAGAAAGTGATGTGTTTATCCATGGAGATGAGCACATACCAGAGACCAGGACCATGCAGCTTCGGAACTTGACGGCCAGACCACATCACAACCTTGAAGGCAGCAGCCCCAGATGGTGGGGTGGGTTGAATTGAGAATTTGTCTTGCAGGCACTAAGGAGCCATGGAAAGTGTCTGAACAAGAGAGTGAGATTACCAGGAACTGAGACCACCTTAGGTGGGTAGTTCCTTAGCAACTACAGCAGCCAGGACACCAGGATGCCTGGgtctagtcccagctctgccacctgtgACATGAGAGAAGGTCTTTACTTCCTGGGACCTTAATTTCCCCATTTGTGAGGGGGTGGGCGCTGGGTCAGAGGCTCTGCCTCAGAAGTTGTTTGACAGCCCCTCTCAAAAGCTGTGGGTGGCTGTGTGTGTTGGCACAAC carries:
- the AK1 gene encoding adenylate kinase isoenzyme 1 isoform X2; protein product: MEEKLKKTKIIFVVGGPGSGKGTQCEKIVQKYGYTHLSTGDLLRAEVSSGSARGKMLSEIMEKGQLVPLETVLDMLRDAMVAKVDTSKGFLIDGYPREVKQGEEFEQRIGHPTLLLYVDAGPETMTQRLLKRGQTSGRVDDNEETIKKRLETYYKATEPVIAFYEKRGIVRKVNAEGSVDSVFSQVCTHLDALK
- the AK1 gene encoding adenylate kinase isoenzyme 1 isoform X1, with translation MQQNRTMGACCSVTNPRDQEDSKAREKLKKTKIIFVVGGPGSGKGTQCEKIVQKYGYTHLSTGDLLRAEVSSGSARGKMLSEIMEKGQLVPLETVLDMLRDAMVAKVDTSKGFLIDGYPREVKQGEEFEQRIGHPTLLLYVDAGPETMTQRLLKRGQTSGRVDDNEETIKKRLETYYKATEPVIAFYEKRGIVRKVNAEGSVDSVFSQVCTHLDALK